Proteins encoded in a region of the Zea mays cultivar B73 chromosome 2, Zm-B73-REFERENCE-NAM-5.0, whole genome shotgun sequence genome:
- the LOC103647771 gene encoding 5-formyltetrahydrofolate cyclo-ligase, mitochondrial isoform X2, translating into MIKNTVATLMVRLHHLPLPRAAPAPTYRCGRHLALAPPLPRLRASAAVMSTAAEQTIADQKRTLRAEVRRALKALSADQRASEDLAIQTTILDSSWFKASKRLCAYISCQQLREVDTSKILAECLPSNPGQEELAKDLYVPRVEDKNRNMRMLKITTMDDLVKNSMNILEPSPVDATGNNREDVLSSLSPVDLFLLPGQAFDRTGRRLGRGGGYYDTFLLKYQELAKEKGWNQPLLVALSYSVQIMDEGIIPVNSTDVPIDALVSSSGVIPISAAALQRMQ; encoded by the exons ATGATTAAAAATACCGTGGCCACGCTGATGGTGCGCCTCCACCACCTGCCcctgccccgcgccgcgcccgctcCCACCTACCGTTGCGGCCGCCACCTCGCCCTCGCGCCCCCTCTCCCTCGGCTGCGGGCATCGGCCGCCGTCATGTCAACGGCGGCGGAACAGACGATCGCCGACCAGAAGCGCACGCTGCGCGCCGAGGTGCGCAGGGCGCTGAAGGCCCTCTCTGCCGACCAGCGCGCCAGCGAAG ATCTGGCTATTCAAACTACAATACTGGATTCCTCTTGGTTCAAAGCAAGCAAACGGTTGTGCGCTTATATAAGCTGTCAGCAGTTGCGAGAAGTTGATACATCAAAAATACTAGCAGAGTGTCTACCGTCGAATCCTG GACAAGAGGAACTGGCAAAGGATCTTTATGTTCCTCGAGTGGAGGATAAGAACCGTAACATGAGGATGCTCAAAATCACCACCATGGATGATTTAGTTAAGAATTCAATGAACATTCTGGAACCATCGCCTGTGGATGCTACTGGGAACAATCGTGAAGATG TATTGTCATCATTGTCTCCTGTTGATCTTTTTTTATTGCCGG GACAAGCTTTTGATAGAACTGGTCGAAGACTGGGGCGTGGTGGAGG GTACTATGACACATTCTTGCTGAAGTACCAAGAACTTGCAAAAGAGAAAGGGTGGAACCAGCCTCTCTTAG TTGCTCTTTCGTACTCGGTGCAAATTATGGACGAGGGCATCATCCCAGTCAATTCAACTGATGTTCCTATTGATGCTCTGGTCTCATCGTCCGGTGTTATTCCAATAAGTGCTGCGGCGTTGCAGAGGATGCAATGA
- the LOC103647771 gene encoding 5-formyltetrahydrofolate cyclo-ligase, mitochondrial isoform X1, translated as MIKNTVATLMVRLHHLPLPRAAPAPTYRCGRHLALAPPLPRLRASAAVMSTAAEQTIADQKRTLRAEVRRALKALSADQRASEDLAIQTTILDSSWFKASKRLCAYISCQQLREVDTSKILAECLPSNPEELAKDLYVPRVEDKNRNMRMLKITTMDDLVKNSMNILEPSPVDATGNNREDVLSSLSPVDLFLLPGQAFDRTGRRLGRGGGYYDTFLLKYQELAKEKGWNQPLLVALSYSVQIMDEGIIPVNSTDVPIDALVSSSGVIPISAAALQRMQ; from the exons ATGATTAAAAATACCGTGGCCACGCTGATGGTGCGCCTCCACCACCTGCCcctgccccgcgccgcgcccgctcCCACCTACCGTTGCGGCCGCCACCTCGCCCTCGCGCCCCCTCTCCCTCGGCTGCGGGCATCGGCCGCCGTCATGTCAACGGCGGCGGAACAGACGATCGCCGACCAGAAGCGCACGCTGCGCGCCGAGGTGCGCAGGGCGCTGAAGGCCCTCTCTGCCGACCAGCGCGCCAGCGAAG ATCTGGCTATTCAAACTACAATACTGGATTCCTCTTGGTTCAAAGCAAGCAAACGGTTGTGCGCTTATATAAGCTGTCAGCAGTTGCGAGAAGTTGATACATCAAAAATACTAGCAGAGTGTCTACCGTCGAATCCTG AGGAACTGGCAAAGGATCTTTATGTTCCTCGAGTGGAGGATAAGAACCGTAACATGAGGATGCTCAAAATCACCACCATGGATGATTTAGTTAAGAATTCAATGAACATTCTGGAACCATCGCCTGTGGATGCTACTGGGAACAATCGTGAAGATG TATTGTCATCATTGTCTCCTGTTGATCTTTTTTTATTGCCGG GACAAGCTTTTGATAGAACTGGTCGAAGACTGGGGCGTGGTGGAGG GTACTATGACACATTCTTGCTGAAGTACCAAGAACTTGCAAAAGAGAAAGGGTGGAACCAGCCTCTCTTAG TTGCTCTTTCGTACTCGGTGCAAATTATGGACGAGGGCATCATCCCAGTCAATTCAACTGATGTTCCTATTGATGCTCTGGTCTCATCGTCCGGTGTTATTCCAATAAGTGCTGCGGCGTTGCAGAGGATGCAATGA